One window from the genome of Pseudanabaena yagii GIHE-NHR1 encodes:
- a CDS encoding response regulator: MRSCDPILLVEDSLIDIMILKRGLKEINAHNPLHVSNDGEDALQFLKEQTQTHPALILLDINMPRMNGLEFLSIIKKSPQWRRIPVVVLTTSQEECDRKASFDLGAAGYVVKPLSYPDFVEHLKVIYEYWCLNESPQLPH, translated from the coding sequence ATGAGAAGTTGCGATCCAATTTTACTTGTAGAAGATAGTCTCATTGATATCATGATCCTCAAGCGAGGTCTAAAGGAAATCAATGCCCACAATCCCCTCCATGTTAGTAATGATGGAGAAGATGCTCTCCAGTTTTTAAAAGAACAAACGCAAACACATCCTGCCCTGATTTTGCTAGATATCAATATGCCTCGTATGAATGGGCTTGAGTTTCTGTCCATTATCAAAAAATCTCCTCAGTGGCGGCGAATCCCTGTAGTCGTCCTGACTACCTCTCAAGAAGAATGCGATCGCAAAGCTAGTTTTGACTTAGGCGCAGCAGGATATGTTGTTAAACCATTAAGTTATCCTGACTTTGTTGAGCATCTAAAGGTAATATATGAATATTGGTGCTTAAACGAATCTCCTCAATT
- a CDS encoding sensor histidine kinase: protein MARQKCKVLLVDDDEDDYIVTRDFLSDAEQFNFQLDWVDNFQAGLDEIAKDQHDVYLLDYRLGKENGLELLQEAVKLGCHKPIVLLTGLGDHDIDQQAMKSGASDYLEKGHMLSTILLERAIHHAIDRKRFENRQLELMSELATANQELKDFAYIVSHDLKAPLRGIASIATWLSQDYRDRIDEEGQEMLQLLGGRVRRMSDLIDGILQYSRVGRVQEEKSAVNLQELLEDVMDMIALPSSIEVAIKTELPTVIAVKTQMQQIFQNLLSNAVKYIGKPEGKIWIGHTPKNRYWQFYVSDTGIGIDAKYFDKIFQIFQTLSSQDSSESTGVGLAIVKKIVEINGGKIWVTSEVGQGSTFFFTLPKSVSTIEDKIQ from the coding sequence ATGGCGCGACAAAAGTGCAAGGTTTTACTAGTAGATGATGACGAGGATGATTACATTGTTACCCGTGATTTTTTAAGCGATGCAGAGCAGTTCAATTTCCAACTAGATTGGGTTGATAACTTTCAGGCAGGGCTAGATGAAATCGCGAAAGATCAGCATGATGTATACCTACTCGATTATCGACTCGGCAAAGAGAATGGTCTAGAACTATTGCAAGAAGCAGTCAAACTCGGCTGCCATAAACCAATTGTGCTATTAACAGGACTTGGAGATCATGACATTGATCAACAAGCTATGAAAAGTGGGGCATCGGACTATCTCGAAAAGGGGCATATGCTCAGTACAATTTTGCTGGAGCGAGCAATTCACCATGCCATTGACCGTAAACGCTTTGAAAATCGGCAACTCGAACTCATGTCCGAGCTTGCCACGGCAAATCAAGAGCTGAAAGACTTTGCCTATATCGTCTCCCATGATCTCAAGGCTCCTTTACGTGGGATTGCTTCCATTGCTACTTGGTTAAGCCAAGACTACCGCGATCGCATTGATGAGGAAGGGCAAGAAATGTTGCAGTTACTGGGTGGACGAGTGCGGCGCATGAGCGATCTCATTGATGGCATTTTGCAATATTCCCGTGTGGGGCGGGTGCAAGAGGAAAAAAGCGCTGTTAATCTTCAAGAATTACTAGAGGACGTAATGGATATGATTGCTTTACCCTCCAGTATCGAAGTTGCCATCAAGACGGAATTACCTACAGTCATAGCTGTCAAAACCCAAATGCAACAGATCTTTCAAAACTTACTGAGTAATGCGGTTAAGTACATTGGTAAGCCAGAGGGAAAAATTTGGATTGGGCATACTCCCAAAAATCGCTACTGGCAGTTTTATGTCAGTGATACGGGTATTGGTATTGATGCTAAATATTTCGATAAGATTTTCCAGATTTTTCAAACATTATCATCCCAAGATTCCAGCGAGAGTACAGGAGTTGGGCTAGCCATTGTCAAAAAAATTGTCGAAATCAATGGTGGTAAAATTTGGGTAACGTCGGAGGTTGGGCAAGGTAGCACATTTTTCTTTACTCTACCCAAGTCTGTTTCAACAATTGAGGACAAAATACAATGA
- a CDS encoding response regulator, which translates to MTKKGQSVTILVAEDDEDDRMLMQDALEENRLANDLHFVCDGEELMDYLRHRGQYSDPKVAPRPSLILLDLNMPRKDGREALKEIKSDPALRQIPVVVLTTSKAEEDILRTYDLGVSSFIAKPVIFESMVQIIKALGKYWFEIVELPDKK; encoded by the coding sequence ATGACTAAAAAAGGACAATCAGTCACAATTTTGGTTGCTGAAGACGATGAAGATGATCGAATGCTGATGCAAGATGCCCTAGAAGAAAATCGCCTCGCTAACGATCTCCATTTTGTATGTGATGGAGAAGAACTCATGGATTATTTGCGGCATCGAGGTCAATATAGCGATCCCAAAGTTGCCCCACGTCCTAGTTTAATTTTACTAGACTTAAATATGCCCCGCAAAGATGGACGGGAAGCCTTAAAAGAAATTAAATCTGATCCCGCCCTCAGACAAATTCCTGTCGTAGTACTGACTACCTCCAAGGCAGAAGAAGATATCCTCCGCACCTATGATCTCGGGGTCAGTTCGTTCATTGCTAAACCTGTAATCTTTGAATCTATGGTACAGATTATTAAAGCTTTGGGCAAATACTGGTTTGAGATTGTAGAATTACCTGACAAAAAATAG
- a CDS encoding sensor histidine kinase, whose protein sequence is MKKLPSPIKQNLSRKLLVGFGLSLVIIGLGTLWVTYTSLKRDLEQQVQQRAESITRGLEFASEGLIEIKEASLLARIVQNYATLPTVVEVSIVDPDGMIIAHSQSFINSNRYADIQPSLVSAVNQASQLGNEVHLRTTLNGKPVVIEILPFSSLLFGNSGRRGVAIAIMDLAKMEQDTLRSFVSSTITMTVGTIIILLFLGWLIQKLVLRPLAKLNQAITQSNQTEDFLLPDLPHDEIGFLGANFAKVFGQVKTYKEMELEIVELELREKNRYLDAVLLDLQDMKYALDRSAIVAITNINGEITYVNDKFCEVSKYSREELIGQNHRLFNSGYHAPEFFAALWTTIINGHDWRSDIRNRAKDGSIFWVDTTIVPLLKGAEHPQQFLSISQDISDRKRAEQEMRLLTERLELNNRELQDFAYVSSHDLQEPLRKIQAFGDRLKTTNGDVLNERGKDYLERMLNAANRAQVLINDLLAFSRITTKAQSFVPISLDEVLEGVLSDLEVRVEQTGTTIVCAPLPVIEADPSQMRQLFQNLISNAIKFCKDNVAPIIQILVQMIQQDDHDFYEIRVIDNGIGLDPKYSDRIFQMFQRLHGRNAYEGTGIGLAICRKIVERHGGMITVESQIDQGATFIITLPLKQATVEDYD, encoded by the coding sequence GTGAAAAAACTGCCATCCCCGATTAAACAAAATCTATCACGCAAGTTATTGGTTGGGTTCGGACTATCCCTAGTGATCATTGGGCTAGGTACATTATGGGTAACTTACACTTCCCTCAAACGAGACTTAGAGCAGCAGGTACAACAACGCGCCGAATCGATCACGCGAGGCTTAGAATTTGCCTCTGAGGGATTAATTGAAATTAAGGAAGCATCACTATTAGCCCGTATTGTCCAAAACTATGCCACTTTGCCAACTGTAGTTGAAGTTTCCATTGTTGATCCTGATGGGATGATCATTGCCCATAGTCAGAGCTTTATAAACAGTAATCGCTATGCTGATATTCAGCCATCCCTAGTCTCGGCAGTTAATCAAGCATCCCAATTAGGTAATGAGGTGCATCTTCGTACCACTCTCAATGGGAAGCCTGTCGTCATCGAGATTTTACCTTTTAGTAGCTTGTTATTTGGCAATTCAGGCAGACGAGGTGTAGCGATCGCGATTATGGATCTCGCGAAGATGGAACAAGACACATTGCGGAGTTTTGTCTCTTCGACCATCACAATGACAGTTGGTACGATTATTATCTTACTCTTTCTAGGATGGCTCATCCAAAAATTAGTACTGCGTCCCTTAGCTAAACTCAATCAAGCCATCACCCAAAGCAACCAAACCGAAGACTTTCTACTTCCAGATTTACCTCATGATGAAATTGGATTTCTGGGGGCTAACTTTGCCAAAGTGTTTGGACAGGTCAAGACTTACAAAGAGATGGAATTAGAAATTGTGGAATTGGAACTACGGGAGAAAAATCGATATTTAGATGCAGTCTTACTGGATTTGCAAGACATGAAATATGCGCTCGATCGCAGTGCCATAGTTGCCATCACCAATATTAATGGTGAGATTACCTATGTCAATGATAAATTTTGTGAGGTTTCTAAATACAGTCGAGAAGAGTTGATTGGACAAAATCATCGCCTCTTCAATTCTGGATATCATGCCCCAGAATTTTTTGCGGCTCTGTGGACAACTATCATCAATGGTCATGATTGGCGCTCTGATATCCGTAACCGTGCCAAAGATGGTTCTATTTTTTGGGTTGATACAACCATCGTGCCATTGCTCAAGGGAGCAGAGCATCCCCAGCAGTTTTTATCAATTAGCCAAGACATTAGCGATCGCAAACGTGCTGAGCAAGAAATGCGTCTCTTAACCGAACGTTTGGAGCTAAATAACCGAGAGTTACAAGACTTTGCCTATGTCTCATCCCATGACCTACAGGAGCCACTCCGCAAGATTCAAGCCTTTGGCGATCGCCTGAAAACAACAAATGGAGATGTCCTCAATGAAAGAGGCAAAGATTATCTAGAGCGAATGCTCAATGCCGCTAACCGTGCTCAAGTATTAATCAATGATCTATTAGCATTTTCACGAATCACCACTAAAGCCCAATCCTTTGTCCCCATTTCCCTTGATGAGGTACTAGAAGGAGTTCTCTCTGATCTAGAGGTGCGCGTTGAGCAGACAGGGACAACCATTGTCTGCGCTCCTCTACCAGTGATCGAAGCAGATCCTAGTCAAATGCGGCAACTGTTCCAAAACCTGATCAGTAATGCGATCAAATTCTGTAAGGACAATGTTGCGCCAATTATTCAAATCCTTGTGCAAATGATCCAACAGGACGATCATGACTTTTACGAGATTCGGGTCATTGATAATGGCATCGGACTCGATCCCAAATATAGCGATCGCATTTTTCAGATGTTTCAACGCTTGCATGGGCGAAATGCCTATGAAGGTACAGGCATCGGATTAGCCATCTGCCGAAAAATCGTCGAACGGCATGGTGGTATGATCACAGTCGAGAGCCAAATTGACCAAGGCGCAACCTTTATCATTACCCTACCCTTAAAACAAGCTACAGTAGAAGACTATGACTAA